Proteins from one Piscinibacter lacus genomic window:
- the modB gene encoding molybdate ABC transporter permease subunit, with translation MTVDAADVEAIVLTLKLAALSSLILLLLATPLAWWLAQGRSRGRAAVSALVTLPLVLPPTVLGFYLLVLLGPDGPVGQLTRHMGWGLLSFSFTGLLIGSVLASLPFAVQPIQHAFESLGRRPMEVAATLRARPLDAFFSVALPQARAGLLTAVILSFAHTIGEFGMVLMVGGNIPGETRVVSTQIYGHVEALELGRAHTLAAGMVLLSFGVLLMLARMRRGRGGRVAP, from the coding sequence ATGACCGTGGATGCCGCGGACGTCGAGGCCATCGTCCTGACCCTGAAGCTGGCCGCGCTGAGCAGCCTGATCCTGCTGCTGCTGGCCACCCCGCTGGCCTGGTGGCTGGCCCAGGGCCGCTCGCGCGGGCGGGCCGCCGTCTCGGCCCTGGTGACGCTGCCGCTGGTGCTGCCGCCGACGGTGCTCGGCTTCTACCTGCTGGTGCTGCTGGGGCCGGACGGGCCGGTCGGCCAGCTCACCCGCCACATGGGCTGGGGCCTGCTCTCCTTCAGCTTCACGGGGCTGCTGATCGGCTCGGTCCTTGCCTCGCTGCCCTTTGCGGTGCAGCCGATCCAGCATGCCTTCGAAAGCCTGGGCCGGCGGCCGATGGAGGTGGCCGCCACCCTGCGGGCGCGTCCGCTCGACGCCTTCTTCAGCGTCGCCCTGCCGCAGGCACGTGCCGGCCTGCTGACCGCAGTCATCCTGAGCTTTGCGCACACCATCGGCGAATTCGGCATGGTGCTGATGGTCGGCGGCAACATTCCGGGCGAGACCCGGGTGGTCTCGACCCAGATCTACGGCCATGTCGAGGCCCTGGAACTGGGCCGTGCCCACACCCTGGCCGCCGGCATGGTGCTGCTGTCCTTCGGCGTGCTGCTGATGCTGGCCCGCATGCGCCGCGGCCGCGGCGGGCGGGTGGCGCCATGA
- the modA gene encoding molybdate ABC transporter substrate-binding protein, which yields MVFRWMATLGLLAGLIATPAVRADVVKVAVASNFAAPIQRIAADFEQATGHKLLISLGSTGKFHAQIRNGAPFDVLLAADQETPRKLEAEGLAVPGSRFTYATGRLVLWSRDAGRVDAEGRVLQGGGFERLAIADPRLAPYGAAAAAVIDKLGLKDTLAPRLVQGDSIGQAHQFVASGHAELGFVALAQVLVDGRLTGGSAWRVPEALHAPLHQDAVLLRPGADRPAARALLDHLRSVRLESFGYAR from the coding sequence ATGGTGTTCAGGTGGATGGCCACGCTCGGCCTGCTCGCTGGGCTGATCGCCACCCCGGCTGTTCGGGCGGACGTGGTCAAGGTCGCCGTGGCGTCCAACTTCGCCGCGCCCATCCAGCGCATCGCCGCCGACTTCGAGCAGGCCACCGGCCACAAGCTGCTGATCAGCCTGGGCTCGACCGGCAAATTCCACGCGCAGATCCGCAACGGCGCGCCCTTCGACGTCCTGCTGGCCGCCGATCAGGAGACCCCGCGCAAGCTGGAAGCCGAAGGCCTGGCCGTGCCCGGCAGCCGCTTCACCTACGCCACCGGCCGCCTGGTGCTGTGGAGCCGGGATGCCGGCCGGGTCGATGCGGAGGGCAGGGTGCTGCAAGGCGGCGGCTTCGAACGCCTGGCGATCGCCGACCCGCGCCTGGCACCCTACGGCGCGGCGGCTGCCGCCGTGATCGACAAGCTCGGCTTGAAGGACACGCTGGCCCCTCGGCTGGTGCAGGGCGACAGCATCGGCCAAGCCCACCAGTTCGTCGCCAGCGGCCATGCTGAACTGGGCTTCGTCGCCCTGGCCCAGGTGCTGGTCGACGGCAGGCTGACGGGCGGCTCCGCCTGGCGGGTGCCCGAGGCCCTGCATGCCCCGCTGCATCAGGATGCTGTGCTTCTGCGTCCGGGGGCCGATCGGCCCGCCGCCCGGGCCTTGCTCGATCACCTGCGCAGCGTGCGGCTCGAGTCCTTCGGCTATGCCCGTTGA
- a CDS encoding TOBE domain-containing protein, whose protein sequence is MALTPSGLAQALSASSTDKRIDILRRIDEAGSISEAARRAGVSYKAAWQALETLSNLAGTPLVEKAVGGGGGGGAVLTASGRRVLAAASRLDQARAEVLAALQAGDADQAAAGLAALALRTSMRNQMPCTVAGVETRLGFGRVALRLPGGEALHAQITLESVELLDLRPGAALLLLCKATAVRVARPGAEASTVNRLMGRAVRVAEDRRMRHELTLALPDGLHWVGFAESEADIKAGDLVEAWVDENALVLARAG, encoded by the coding sequence ATGGCCCTCACCCCCTCCGGACTGGCCCAGGCCCTGTCCGCCAGCAGCACCGACAAGCGCATCGACATCCTGCGCCGCATCGACGAGGCCGGTTCCATCTCGGAGGCGGCGCGGCGTGCGGGCGTCAGCTACAAGGCGGCTTGGCAGGCGCTGGAGACCCTGTCCAACCTGGCCGGCACGCCCCTGGTCGAGAAGGCGGTGGGCGGTGGCGGTGGCGGCGGCGCAGTGCTGACGGCCAGCGGCCGCCGGGTGCTGGCCGCCGCGAGCCGCCTTGACCAGGCGCGGGCCGAGGTGCTTGCGGCCCTGCAGGCCGGCGATGCCGATCAGGCCGCTGCCGGCCTGGCCGCCCTGGCCCTGCGGACCAGCATGCGCAATCAGATGCCCTGCACGGTGGCGGGGGTGGAAACCCGCCTGGGCTTCGGCCGGGTGGCCCTGCGCCTGCCGGGCGGCGAGGCGCTGCATGCGCAGATCACGCTGGAAAGCGTCGAGCTGCTTGACTTGCGGCCCGGCGCCGCCCTGCTGCTGCTGTGCAAGGCCACCGCGGTGCGGGTGGCGCGCCCGGGGGCTGAAGCCTCGACGGTCAACCGGCTAATGGGCCGGGCCGTCCGTGTGGCCGAGGACCGGCGCATGCGCCACGAGCTCACCTTGGCCTTGCCGGACGGCCTGCACTGGGTCGGTTTTGCCGAGTCGGAGGCCGACATCAAGGCCGGTGACCTGGTGGAGGCCTGGGTGGACGAGAACGCCCTAGTGCTGGCCCGCGCGGGCTGA
- the clpA gene encoding ATP-dependent Clp protease ATP-binding subunit ClpA: MIAQELEVSLHMAFVEARQQRHEFITVEHLLLALLDNPSASEVLKACSANIDDLRKSLTQFIKENTPTVGGTDEVDTQPTLGFQRVIQRAIMHVQSTGNGKKEVTGANVLVAIFGEKDSHAVYYLHQQGVTRLDVVNFIAHGIKKSEPPEPSKGPESSSGSAGSDSEKEEGGSEGKASPLDQFTQNLNQAAREGKIDPLIGREGEVERVIQILCRRRKNNPLLVGEAGVGKTAIAEGLAWRITEGDVPEVLADATVYALDMGALLAGTKYRGDFEQRLKSVLKQLKEQRGAVLFIDEIHTLIGAGAASGGTLDASNLLKPALSSGQLKCIGATTFTEYRGIFEKDAALSRRFQKVDVGEPSVEQTIEILKGLKSRFEEHHSVKYALGALQAAAELSAKYINDRHLPDKAIDVIDEAGAAQRILPKSKQKKTITRAEVEDIVAKIARIPPQSVSNDDRSKLKTLDRDLKNVVFGQDAAIDALAAAIKMARSGLGKPDKPIGAFLFSGPTGVGKTEVAKQLAYTLGIDLIRFDMSEYMERHTVSRLIGAPPGYVGFDQGGLMTEAINKKPHCVLLLDEIEKAHPDVFNVLLQVMDHGTLTDNNGRKSDFRNVIIIMTTNAGAETMQKSVIGFTNVRESGDEMADIKRLFTPEFRNRLDAIVSFRALDEEIILRVVDKFLLQLESQLTDKKVEVSFSDALRKHLGRKGFDPLMGARPMQRLIQDTIRRALADELLFGRLTDGGRLSVDVDEAGEVTLDIQPIRKNDRPSKAEPATTD; this comes from the coding sequence ATGATTGCCCAAGAACTCGAGGTGAGCCTGCACATGGCGTTCGTGGAAGCACGCCAACAGCGCCACGAATTCATCACGGTCGAGCACCTGTTGCTCGCGCTGCTCGACAACCCCTCGGCCTCCGAGGTGCTGAAGGCCTGCTCCGCCAACATCGACGACCTGCGCAAGAGCTTGACGCAGTTCATCAAGGAGAACACGCCCACCGTGGGCGGAACCGATGAGGTCGACACCCAGCCGACGCTCGGCTTCCAGCGCGTGATTCAGCGCGCGATCATGCATGTGCAGTCCACCGGCAACGGCAAGAAGGAAGTGACCGGCGCGAACGTGCTGGTCGCCATCTTCGGCGAGAAGGACTCGCACGCGGTCTACTACCTGCACCAGCAGGGCGTGACGCGGCTTGACGTGGTGAACTTCATCGCCCACGGCATCAAGAAGAGCGAGCCGCCCGAGCCCAGCAAGGGTCCGGAGAGCAGCAGCGGCAGCGCGGGCAGCGACAGCGAGAAGGAAGAGGGCGGCAGCGAAGGCAAGGCCTCGCCGCTCGACCAGTTCACGCAGAACCTGAACCAGGCGGCGCGCGAGGGCAAGATCGATCCGCTGATCGGCCGCGAGGGCGAGGTCGAACGGGTCATCCAAATCCTCTGCCGCCGGCGCAAGAACAACCCGCTGCTGGTCGGCGAGGCCGGCGTCGGCAAGACCGCCATCGCCGAGGGCCTGGCCTGGCGCATCACCGAGGGCGATGTGCCCGAAGTCCTGGCCGACGCGACCGTCTACGCGCTCGACATGGGCGCGCTGCTGGCCGGCACCAAGTACCGCGGCGACTTCGAGCAACGCTTGAAGAGCGTGCTCAAGCAGCTCAAGGAGCAGCGCGGCGCAGTGCTGTTCATCGACGAGATCCACACCTTGATCGGCGCGGGCGCGGCCTCGGGCGGCACGCTGGATGCGAGCAACCTGCTCAAGCCCGCCTTGTCCAGCGGCCAGCTCAAGTGCATCGGTGCGACCACCTTCACCGAGTACCGCGGCATCTTCGAGAAGGACGCGGCGCTGTCGCGGCGCTTCCAGAAGGTCGACGTGGGCGAGCCCTCGGTCGAGCAGACCATCGAGATCCTCAAGGGCCTCAAGAGCCGCTTCGAGGAGCATCACAGCGTGAAGTACGCGCTGGGCGCGCTGCAGGCCGCGGCCGAGCTGTCGGCCAAGTACATCAATGACCGTCATCTGCCGGACAAGGCCATCGACGTGATCGACGAGGCCGGGGCCGCGCAGCGCATCCTGCCCAAGAGCAAGCAGAAGAAGACCATCACCCGCGCCGAGGTCGAGGACATCGTCGCCAAGATCGCGCGCATCCCGCCGCAGAGCGTCAGCAACGACGACCGCAGCAAGCTCAAGACCCTGGACCGCGACCTGAAAAATGTGGTCTTCGGCCAGGATGCCGCCATCGACGCGCTGGCTGCCGCCATCAAGATGGCCCGCTCCGGCCTGGGCAAGCCCGACAAGCCGATCGGTGCCTTCCTGTTCAGCGGCCCCACCGGGGTCGGCAAGACCGAGGTGGCCAAGCAACTCGCCTACACCCTGGGCATCGACCTGATCCGCTTCGACATGTCGGAGTACATGGAGCGCCACACGGTCAGCCGCCTGATCGGCGCGCCCCCGGGCTATGTCGGCTTCGACCAGGGCGGCCTCATGACCGAGGCCATCAACAAGAAGCCGCACTGCGTGCTGCTGCTCGACGAGATCGAGAAGGCGCATCCGGATGTCTTCAATGTGCTGCTGCAGGTGATGGACCACGGCACGCTGACCGACAACAACGGCCGCAAGTCCGATTTCCGCAACGTCATCATCATCATGACGACCAATGCGGGCGCCGAGACCATGCAGAAGTCGGTGATCGGCTTCACCAACGTCCGCGAGTCGGGCGATGAGATGGCCGACATCAAGCGACTGTTCACGCCCGAGTTCCGCAACCGGCTGGATGCCATCGTGTCCTTCCGCGCGCTGGACGAGGAGATCATCCTGCGCGTGGTCGACAAGTTCCTGCTGCAGCTCGAAAGCCAGCTCACCGATAAGAAGGTCGAGGTCAGCTTCAGCGACGCGCTGCGCAAGCACCTGGGCCGCAAGGGCTTCGATCCGCTGATGGGTGCCCGGCCGATGCAGCGCCTGATCCAGGACACCATCCGCCGCGCGCTGGCCGATGAGCTGCTGTTCGGTCGCCTGACCGATGGCGGTCGTCTGTCGGTCGATGTCGACGAGGCCGGCGAGGTCACGCTCGACATCCAGCCCATCCGCAAGAACGACCGGCCGAGCAAGGCCGAGCCGGCCACGACGGACTGA
- the clpS gene encoding ATP-dependent Clp protease adapter ClpS encodes MSSPSRPKDPAPPGPPQEDGQGTVLAERKTAKVEPPRMFQVVLLNDDFTPMEFVVMVLQEFFQRDLESATQIMLKIHHEGRGVCGVYTKDVAATKVELVLTAARRSGHPLQCTMEAT; translated from the coding sequence ATGTCGAGTCCATCCCGCCCCAAGGATCCAGCGCCTCCCGGCCCGCCCCAGGAGGACGGTCAGGGCACGGTGCTTGCCGAGCGCAAGACGGCCAAAGTGGAGCCACCCCGCATGTTCCAGGTGGTGTTGCTCAATGACGACTTCACGCCGATGGAATTTGTCGTCATGGTTTTGCAGGAGTTTTTCCAGCGTGACCTGGAGAGCGCCACGCAGATCATGCTGAAGATCCATCACGAAGGACGGGGCGTCTGCGGCGTCTACACCAAGGACGTCGCGGCCACGAAGGTAGAACTGGTGCTCACGGCCGCGCGTCGGTCCGGGCATCCCCTGCAATGCACCATGGAGGCCACATGA
- a CDS encoding MerR family transcriptional regulator, with amino-acid sequence MEKALPPIPAKRYFTIGEVSELCGVKPHVLRYWEQEFTQLRPMKRRGNRRYYQHHEVLLIRRIRELLYEQGFTISGARNRLGDLRSTPDELPEAAQGGTASDTPHPLPAVQATSTADRQVLISELLLIRSLLMA; translated from the coding sequence ATGGAAAAAGCGCTTCCGCCGATCCCCGCCAAGCGCTACTTCACCATCGGCGAAGTCAGCGAGCTTTGCGGCGTCAAGCCGCATGTGCTGCGCTACTGGGAGCAGGAGTTCACCCAGCTTCGCCCCATGAAGCGGCGTGGCAACCGCCGCTACTACCAGCACCATGAGGTGCTGTTGATCCGGCGCATCCGGGAACTGCTCTACGAACAGGGTTTCACGATCAGCGGCGCCCGCAATCGCCTCGGCGACCTGCGATCGACGCCCGACGAGTTGCCCGAGGCAGCGCAGGGCGGGACCGCGTCCGACACCCCACACCCCCTGCCTGCGGTTCAGGCCACAAGCACGGCTGACCGGCAGGTGCTGATCAGTGAGTTGTTGCTGATTCGCAGTCTCTTGATGGCCTGA
- a CDS encoding integration host factor subunit alpha, with protein MLHARANGLVDSKEGAALLASFETPTLTKAELAELLFERLGLNKRESKDMVEAFFELIHGRLVSGQDVKLSGFGNFQIRRKAPRPGRNPRTGETIPIKARDVVTFHASPKLKALVQGEAGADEQFE; from the coding sequence CTGCTGCATGCAAGGGCCAATGGGCTCGTGGACAGCAAGGAGGGTGCCGCCCTGCTGGCCAGCTTCGAGACCCCGACCCTGACCAAAGCCGAGCTGGCCGAGCTGCTCTTCGAACGCCTGGGCCTGAACAAGCGCGAATCGAAGGACATGGTCGAAGCCTTCTTCGAGCTCATCCACGGCCGCCTCGTCAGCGGGCAGGATGTGAAGCTCTCGGGCTTCGGCAACTTCCAGATCCGCCGCAAGGCGCCGCGGCCCGGCCGCAATCCGCGCACCGGCGAGACCATCCCGATCAAGGCCCGGGATGTGGTCACTTTTCACGCCAGCCCCAAGCTGAAGGCCCTGGTGCAGGGCGAGGCCGGGGCGGACGAGCAGTTCGAGTAA
- the pheT gene encoding phenylalanine--tRNA ligase subunit beta, giving the protein MQFPESWLRAFCNPPLSTVELAETLTMAGLEVEELRPVAPPFTQVVVGEVKALSRHPNADRLNVCEVDDGSGALLQIVCGAPNVAVGLKVPCARVGAELPPAEPGGEPFRIKLGKLRGIESAGMLCSARELKLSEEHAGLMLLPAEAPVGTDLRELLHLDDTLFTLKLTPNLAHCLSVYGIARELSALTGAPLLEPTIAPVPASRDERVPVAIEAPDLCGRFSGRVIRGLNPQARTPDWMAERLRRCGQRPVSALVDLSNYLMFELGRPSHVFDLDTLQGGLSVRWGRAGEQLTLLNGQTVELGPDGAGQPVGVIADAAGVESLAGIMGGQAAAVSDATRNVYVECAFWWPQAVAGRSRRYKFSTDAGHRFERGVDAERTALHLERLTALILEVCGTPETTVGPVDDTVSALPARPPLALRLARAEKVIGMPVGTTRALEIFQRLGLAPVVEAAQAGQGGDVIRITPPSWRFDLQIEEDLIEELIRVIGYPQLPNTPPRAPVTARVRSETRRGNHALRHALAGLGYQETVNYSFVEARWEQELAGNAEPIRVLNPIASPLAVMRSSLIGSLVAVLRHNLARKAPRVRVFELGRVFLRDATVADSDSTVAGVQQPLRLAGLAFGAVDALQWGSRERTVDFFDAKGDVEALLSPRQARFVAAEHPALHPGRSARIELDGQAIGWVGELHPRWRQAYELPGAPVLFELDVEALQRLPLPQLQALPKLLPVQRDLALIAGDAVSHEALIAALMDAPHGGLLRRARLFDVYRPAAATGEVSPGERSLAVRLDLLDEDSTLTDERIDATLQSVMSHLASTLAVRLRG; this is encoded by the coding sequence ATGCAATTCCCCGAATCCTGGCTGCGCGCCTTCTGCAACCCGCCGCTGAGCACGGTCGAACTGGCCGAGACCCTCACCATGGCCGGCCTGGAAGTGGAGGAGCTGCGCCCGGTGGCGCCGCCCTTCACGCAAGTCGTCGTCGGCGAGGTGAAGGCCCTCAGCCGCCATCCGAATGCCGACCGCCTGAACGTCTGCGAGGTCGATGACGGCAGCGGTGCCCTGCTGCAGATCGTCTGCGGCGCGCCGAATGTCGCCGTCGGCCTGAAGGTGCCTTGCGCGCGGGTCGGGGCCGAGCTGCCGCCGGCCGAGCCGGGCGGCGAGCCCTTCCGCATCAAGCTGGGCAAGCTGCGCGGCATCGAGAGCGCGGGCATGCTGTGCTCGGCCCGCGAGCTGAAGCTGTCCGAGGAACACGCCGGCCTGATGCTGCTGCCAGCCGAGGCGCCGGTCGGCACCGACCTGCGCGAGCTGCTGCATCTCGACGACACCCTGTTCACGCTCAAGCTCACGCCGAATCTGGCGCACTGCCTCAGCGTCTACGGCATCGCGCGTGAGCTGTCGGCCCTGACCGGTGCGCCGCTGCTGGAGCCGACGATCGCCCCAGTGCCGGCCAGCCGCGACGAGCGCGTGCCGGTCGCGATCGAGGCCCCCGACCTTTGCGGCCGCTTCAGCGGCCGGGTGATCCGCGGCCTGAACCCGCAAGCCCGCACGCCCGACTGGATGGCCGAGCGCCTGCGCCGCTGCGGCCAGCGGCCGGTGAGCGCGCTGGTCGATCTGTCGAACTACCTGATGTTCGAGCTGGGTCGGCCCAGCCACGTCTTCGACCTCGACACGCTCCAGGGCGGCCTGAGCGTGCGCTGGGGCCGGGCGGGCGAGCAGCTCACCCTGCTGAACGGCCAGACCGTCGAGCTCGGCCCGGATGGCGCCGGCCAGCCGGTCGGCGTGATCGCCGATGCGGCCGGCGTGGAATCGCTGGCCGGCATCATGGGCGGCCAGGCGGCGGCGGTGTCCGATGCGACGCGCAACGTCTATGTCGAATGCGCCTTCTGGTGGCCGCAGGCGGTGGCCGGCCGCTCGCGGCGCTACAAGTTCTCGACCGACGCGGGTCACCGCTTCGAGCGCGGTGTCGATGCCGAGCGCACCGCGCTGCACCTGGAGCGGCTGACGGCGCTGATCCTCGAAGTCTGCGGCACGCCGGAGACCACGGTCGGCCCGGTCGACGACACCGTCAGCGCGCTGCCCGCCCGGCCGCCGCTGGCCCTGCGCCTGGCCCGGGCCGAGAAGGTGATCGGCATGCCGGTCGGCACGACCCGCGCGCTGGAAATCTTCCAGCGCCTGGGCCTGGCGCCGGTCGTCGAGGCGGCGCAAGCGGGGCAGGGCGGGGACGTGATCCGCATCACCCCGCCAAGCTGGCGCTTCGACTTGCAGATCGAAGAGGACCTGATCGAGGAGCTGATCCGCGTGATCGGCTACCCGCAACTTCCGAACACACCACCCCGGGCCCCGGTCACCGCCCGCGTGCGCTCCGAGACCCGCCGCGGCAACCATGCCTTGCGCCATGCCCTGGCCGGCCTGGGCTACCAGGAGACGGTGAACTACAGCTTCGTCGAAGCCCGCTGGGAGCAGGAACTGGCCGGTAACGCCGAGCCGATCCGCGTGCTCAACCCCATCGCCAGTCCGCTGGCGGTGATGCGATCCAGCCTGATCGGCAGCCTGGTCGCCGTGCTCCGCCACAACCTGGCGCGCAAGGCGCCGCGGGTGCGGGTGTTCGAGCTGGGCCGCGTCTTCCTGCGCGATGCCACGGTCGCCGACAGCGACAGCACCGTGGCCGGCGTGCAACAGCCGCTGCGCCTGGCCGGCCTGGCCTTCGGCGCGGTCGACGCGCTGCAGTGGGGCAGCCGCGAGCGCACGGTCGACTTCTTCGACGCCAAGGGCGATGTCGAGGCCCTGCTGAGCCCGCGCCAGGCCCGATTCGTGGCGGCCGAGCATCCGGCCCTGCATCCGGGCCGCAGCGCCCGCATCGAACTCGACGGCCAGGCCATCGGCTGGGTCGGCGAGCTGCACCCGCGCTGGCGCCAGGCCTATGAGCTGCCGGGCGCGCCCGTGCTCTTCGAGCTTGACGTGGAAGCGCTGCAGCGCCTGCCGCTGCCGCAGTTGCAGGCCCTGCCCAAGCTGCTGCCGGTGCAGCGCGACCTGGCGCTGATCGCTGGGGATGCGGTCTCGCACGAGGCGCTGATCGCAGCGCTGATGGACGCCCCGCATGGCGGACTACTGCGTCGTGCGCGCCTCTTCGATGTCTACCGGCCCGCAGCGGCAACGGGCGAGGTGAGCCCCGGTGAACGCAGCCTGGCCGTGCGCCTGGACCTGCTGGACGAGGACAGCACATTGACCGACGAACGCATCGACGCCACCCTGCAATCCGTGATGTCCCATCTGGCTTCGACACTGGCCGTTCGCCTGCGCGGCTGA
- a CDS encoding phenylalanine--tRNA ligase subunit alpha: protein MTDTVIPLADLADHAARDFAAAATPAALEDAKARYLGKTGVLTELMKGLGKLDPEARKARGAEINAVKAQVEAALNARRQALAEAELCRQLQAEALDVSLPGRRRGAGSLHPVMRAMERIEAIFGSMGFEVADGPEIETDWFNFTALNTPADHPARSMHDTFYVEGDHVLRTHTSPMQIRHAVRHVKAHRHLIDAGQTMPEIRVIAPGRTYRVDSDATHSPMFHQVEGLWIGEAISFKDLKAVYLDFIQQFFESKDLELRFRPSFFPFTEPSAEIDIMFGQGPLKGRWLEVSGSGQVHPQVIRNMGLDPERYLGFALGSGIDRLAMLRYGVNDLRLFFDGDLRFLAQFQ, encoded by the coding sequence ATGACCGACACCGTGATCCCGCTGGCCGATCTGGCCGACCACGCGGCCCGCGATTTCGCCGCTGCCGCGACCCCGGCTGCGCTGGAGGACGCCAAGGCCCGCTACCTCGGCAAGACCGGCGTGCTGACGGAGCTGATGAAGGGCCTGGGCAAGCTCGACCCCGAGGCGCGCAAGGCCCGCGGGGCCGAGATCAATGCCGTGAAGGCCCAGGTCGAGGCCGCGCTGAACGCCCGCCGTCAGGCCCTGGCCGAGGCCGAACTCTGCCGCCAGTTGCAGGCCGAGGCCCTGGACGTGAGCCTGCCCGGCCGCCGTCGTGGCGCGGGCAGCCTGCATCCGGTGATGCGGGCAATGGAGCGCATCGAGGCCATCTTCGGCTCGATGGGTTTCGAGGTGGCTGACGGCCCCGAGATCGAGACCGACTGGTTCAACTTCACCGCGCTGAACACGCCGGCCGACCATCCGGCCCGGTCGATGCACGACACCTTCTACGTCGAAGGCGACCACGTGCTGCGCACCCACACCAGCCCGATGCAGATCCGGCATGCGGTGCGTCATGTGAAGGCCCACCGCCACCTGATCGACGCCGGCCAGACCATGCCCGAGATCCGCGTGATCGCGCCGGGCCGCACCTACCGCGTCGACAGCGACGCGACCCACTCGCCGATGTTTCACCAGGTCGAAGGCCTGTGGATCGGCGAGGCCATCAGCTTCAAGGACCTGAAGGCCGTCTACCTCGACTTCATCCAGCAGTTCTTTGAATCGAAGGATCTGGAACTGCGCTTCCGCCCCAGCTTCTTCCCCTTCACCGAGCCGAGTGCCGAGATCGACATCATGTTCGGCCAGGGCCCGCTGAAGGGCCGCTGGCTGGAAGTGTCGGGCTCCGGCCAGGTGCATCCGCAGGTCATCCGCAACATGGGCCTGGACCCGGAGCGCTACCTCGGCTTCGCCCTCGGCTCGGGCATCGACCGCCTGGCCATGCTGCGCTACGGCGTGAACGACCTGCGCCTTTTCTTCGACGGCGACCTGCGCTTCCTCGCGCAGTTCCAGTGA
- the rplT gene encoding 50S ribosomal protein L20, which translates to MPRVKRGVTARARHKKVLALAKGYRGRRKNVYRIAKQAVMKAGQYAYRDRRNRKRVFRRLWIARINAASRALGLTYSRFMAGLKKAAIEVDRKMLADMAVNDPAAFGSIVEKAKAQLA; encoded by the coding sequence ATGCCTCGCGTCAAACGTGGTGTTACCGCCCGCGCTCGTCACAAGAAGGTCCTGGCCCTGGCCAAGGGCTACCGTGGTCGTCGGAAGAACGTCTATCGCATCGCCAAGCAGGCGGTGATGAAGGCCGGTCAGTACGCTTATCGTGACCGCCGCAACCGCAAGCGGGTGTTCCGCCGGCTGTGGATCGCCCGGATCAACGCCGCCTCGCGTGCGCTGGGCCTGACCTACAGCCGCTTCATGGCCGGCCTGAAGAAGGCTGCGATCGAAGTGGACCGCAAGATGCTGGCCGACATGGCCGTCAACGATCCGGCCGCCTTCGGCAGCATCGTCGAGAAGGCCAAGGCGCAACTCGCCTGA
- the rpmI gene encoding 50S ribosomal protein L35, giving the protein MPKMKTKSSAKKRFRVRPGGSVKRGQAFKRHILTKKTTKNKRQLRGAVNVHETNMGHMAQMLPFAGL; this is encoded by the coding sequence ATGCCCAAGATGAAGACCAAGAGCAGCGCGAAGAAGCGCTTCCGCGTGCGGCCGGGTGGCAGCGTCAAGCGCGGCCAAGCCTTCAAGCGTCACATCCTGACCAAGAAGACGACCAAGAACAAGCGTCAGCTCCGCGGCGCGGTGAATGTGCATGAGACCAACATGGGTCACATGGCGCAGATGCTGCCGTTCGCTGGCCTGTAA
- the infC gene encoding translation initiation factor IF-3, producing the protein MANFFERRIRNDERKHRLNREIMAPEVRVNGPENEPLGVMTIMEALRLAGEQDVDLVEIAPTADPPVCRLMDYGKFKYAEAKKAAEAKAKQHVVDIKEIKFRPGTDDGDYAIKLRNMRRFLEDGDKCKVTLRYRGREITHQEIGMRLLERVRDDLADVSLVENMPKLEGRQMIMVLAPKKRK; encoded by the coding sequence ATCGCTAATTTCTTCGAGCGCCGCATCCGCAACGACGAGCGCAAGCACCGCCTCAACCGGGAGATCATGGCGCCGGAGGTGCGGGTCAACGGTCCCGAGAACGAGCCCCTGGGCGTCATGACGATCATGGAGGCGCTGCGCCTCGCTGGCGAACAGGATGTGGATCTGGTCGAGATTGCGCCGACGGCGGATCCCCCGGTCTGCCGCCTGATGGACTACGGCAAGTTCAAGTACGCCGAAGCCAAGAAGGCCGCCGAAGCCAAGGCCAAGCAGCACGTCGTCGACATCAAGGAAATCAAGTTCCGCCCCGGCACCGACGACGGTGACTACGCGATCAAGCTGCGCAACATGCGTCGCTTCCTCGAAGACGGCGACAAGTGCAAGGTCACCCTGCGTTACCGTGGTCGCGAGATCACCCACCAGGAGATCGGCATGCGGCTGCTGGAACGGGTGCGCGATGACCTGGCGGACGTCTCGTTGGTCGAGAACATGCCCAAGCTCGAAGGCCGCCAGATGATCATGGTGCTGGCGCCGAAGAAGCGAAAATAA